CCATGATGAAGGCGCGCTACGGACGGATCGTGAACGTGTCGTCGGTGGTGGGCCTGATGGGCAACGCCGGGCAGGCGAACTACTCGGCCTCCAAGGCGGGACTGCTCGGTTTCACCAAGTCGCTGGCGCGCGAGCTGGCGTCGCGCGCGATCACGGTCAATGCGGTCTGTCCGGGGTTCATCGAGACCGACATGACCGCGGCGCTGCCCGAAGCCGCGCGCGCCGATCTGATGAGCCGCATTCCGCTCGGCCGGCTCGGACGCGCGGCCGAAGTTGCGGAAATCATTGCGTTCCTCGCATCACCGCGCGCGTCCTACGTCACCGGCCAGGTGTGGACGGTGGACGGCGGCATGGTGATGTGATCGTTTCCAGTCTTTACCGGTGCTCGGCACCGGTGACGCGGCGCGCGTTCGCGCGCCGCGGATTTCGCCCCGGCACCAGGCCGCGGCACAACCGGGAGGTTCTCAGTGGGAGCATTCAGTGAAGATCGCGTCAAGGAGATCATCGCGAAGGAGTTGGAAGTCGATCTCAAGCAGGTGAATCCCGACGCCAAGTTCATCGAGGATCTCGGCGCCGACTCGCTCGACATCGTCGAACTGGTCATGGCGCTCGAGGAAGAGTTCGGTCTCGACATCCCGGACGAGGACGCGGACAAGCTGCGCACCGTCGGCGATGCGATGAACTACCTCAAGCAGCACGCCACGGCGTCCTGAGCCGCGAGCCCGAGCCGCCGTCGACGCCGGAGGACGCCCGCAACCGCGGGTCGAGCCTGCCGGTGCCCACACGGAGAGTGTGAGAATCGTGAGTCACGAATCGAGACGTGTGTTCGTCACCGGCACCGGCGTGATCTCGCCGCTCGGAAACGACACCGAACGCTTCTGGGAACAGCTCGTCGCAGGCCGCTC
This portion of the Candidatus Eisenbacteria bacterium genome encodes:
- the acpP gene encoding acyl carrier protein, encoding MGAFSEDRVKEIIAKELEVDLKQVNPDAKFIEDLGADSLDIVELVMALEEEFGLDIPDEDADKLRTVGDAMNYLKQHATAS